TGCAATACACCGTCGATTTCAACTTCAGTTACTGCACATCCAGGCATAGATGATAACAGTATACGGCGTAAGGCATTACCCAGAGTATGACCGAAGCCACGCTCTAGTGGTTCTAAAACTACTTTAGAACGCGTTGGGTTGATAGCGTCGATATCGACTAACCTTGGTTTTAGAAATTCTGTAACAGAACCCTGCATTTTATCCTCTCTTAACTCTTAACTTTACTTAGAGTAAAGTTCGACGATTAGTTGTTCATTAATGTCCGCAGACAGATCTGAACGCTCAGGTAGACGCTTAAAGCTGCCTTCCAATTTCTTACCGTCAACTTCAACCCAAGTCGGCTTTTCACGTTGCTCAGCCAACTCTAGAGCAGCGATGATACGTGCTTGTGTTTTAGACTTCTCACGGATTACTACAGTATCTTCTGGAGCAATTACGTATGAAGGAATATTCACAACACGACCATTAACTAAAATCGCTTTGTGGCTTACTAACTGACGTGCTTCAGCGCGTGTGCTAGCAAAACCCATGCGATATACAACATTGTCTAAACGTTGCTCTAAAAGCTGTAACAAGTTTTCACCTGTATTACCTTTAAGGCGAGCAGCTTCTTTGTAGTAGTTACGGAATTGCTTTTCTAATACACCGTAGATACGACGTACTTTTTGCTTTTCACGTAATTGTAAACCGTAATCAGATAAGCGACCTTTACGAGCGCCGTGCTGACCAGGTGCAGTCTCAAGTTTACACTTAGAGTCGATAGCTCTTACGCCGCTCTTAAGGAACAGGTCAGTACCTTCACGACGACTCAGCTTGAGCTTAGGGCCCAAATATCTTGCCATGTTATTTCTCCTAACCTATTGTTAAACGCGACGTTTCTTCGGTGGACGACAACCATTGTGTGGTATAGGCGTCACGTCAGTAATGTTGGTGATACGGTAACCAGCAGCATTCAAAGCACGTACAGCAGATTCACGACCTGGACCTGGACCTTTAATGAAAACTTCTAGATTTTTTAAACCGTATTCTTGAGCAGCAGTACCTGCACGCTCTGCAGCAACCTGAGCAGCAAATGGTGTAGATTTACGTGAACCACGGAAACCTGAACCACCGGCAGTAGCCCATGATAGTGCATTACCTTGACGGTCGGTAATCGTTACAATAGTGTTGTTGAAAGACGCATGAACATGAGCCATACCATCAGCAACTTGCTTTTTAACCTTTTTACGACGAATTGGTGTCTTAGCCATAATACTATCCCCTTATCGCTTAATAGGCTTACGAGGACCCTTACGGGTACGCGCGTTAGTCTTTGTTCTTTGACCACGTAGTGGTAAAGAGCGACGGTGACGTAGGCCACGGAAACAACCAAGGTCCATAAGGCGCTTGATATTTAGAGTAACTTCACGACGAAGGTCACCTTCTACAGTGTACTTGCCAACTGCATCACGCAGTACGTCAAGTGTTTCGTCTGAAAGTTCACCGATTTTTGTGGTTTCGGCGATACCAGTCGCTTCTAAGATAGCCTTAGAGCGAGTCTTACCTATGCCATAAATAGCTGTTAAACCAATAACTGCATGTTTATGATCAGGGACGTTAATGCCAGCGATACGGGCCACTAACACATCTCCTATATTTGAATTTGGTAATCATAAGTTTGAAAAGCCCGTAAGGATACTCAAACGAAGACCAAATCACAACTAAAAACACAGGCCGAGAAATCTCAGCCTGCACGACTGTTTACTTAGCCTTGCCTTTGCTTATGCTTAGGCTCACTGCAAATTACGCGTACTACACCAGCACGTTTAATAACTTTACAGTTACGGCATATTTTCTTAACGGAAGCACGTACTTTCATTGCTCAACTCCGTAAACTGACCTTATCGACCGTAGCCTTTAAGGTTCGCTTTTTTCAGCACAGAATCATACTGATGAGACATCAGGTGAGTCTGTACTTGTGCCATAAAGTCCATGATTACTACAACGATAATCAAAATTGATGTACCGCCGAAATAGAATGGCGTTTGCCATGCCATAGTCATGAATTCGGGCACCAGACAGATAAAGGTTATATACAAAGCACCTGCCAATGTCAGGCGTGTCATCACTTTATCAATGTATTTAGATGTCTGCTCACCTGGACGAATACCTGGGATAAATGCGCCAGATTTCTTCAGGTTGTCTGCTGTTTCACGTGGGTTAAACACCAACGCTGTGTAGAAAAAGCAGAAGAAGATGATAGCTGCAGCTAGAACCATCGCATACAAAGGCTGACCTGGAGTCAACGTTGTTGCGATTGCTTGTAGCACATCAGCGACCGGACCTTCACCCTGGCCGAACCAGCTTGCAATTGTACCAGGGAACAGAATTATACTACTAGCGAAGATTGGTGGAATAACACCCGCCATGTTTACTTTTAGTGGTAAATGCGTGCTTTGAGCAGCAAATACTTGACGACCTTGTTGGCGTTTAGCGTAGTTAACAACGATACGACGTTGTCCACGTTCAAAAAACACTACAAGATAAGTAACAGCGAATACAATTACCGCAACCATCAACAGTACAAAAACATTCAAATCACCTTGGCGCGCCATTTCGGCTGTCGAACCAATAGCAGACGGCAGGTTAGCTACAATACCAACAAATATTAGAACTGAGATACCGTTACCGATACCACGTTCTGTTATTTGCTCGCCCAACCACATTAGGAACATAGTACCAGTTACTAAACTCACCACTGCGGTGAAATAGAAACCAAGACCTGGGTTAACAACTAACCCGTCCATCATGCCCGGTAAGCTTGTGGCAATACCGATTGATTGGATAGTAGCAAGCACAAGCGTGCCGTAGCGTGTGTACTGGCTAATTTTTTTACGCCCTTGCTCACCTTCTTTCTTAAGCTCTATAAACGGAGGATACATATGCGTTAATAGTTGCGTAATAATCGAAGCCGAGATGTACGGCATAATACCCAGTGCTAACACTGAAGCTCGCTCAAGCGCACCACCGCTAAACATGTTGAACATCTCAACAATGGTGCCCTTTTGTTGCTCGAAGAAATCGGCAAGTACAGCGGCGTCAATCCCAGGGATTGGCACAAATGAACCTAGACGGTAAATAATGATAGCACCTAAAACAAATAGTAATCGACGCTTCAATTCCGAAAGTCCACTTTGTGCACTTTGTGTATCTTGACCTGGTTTAGCCATTAGTACTTCCTTAGTCTTCTACCTTGCCTCCGGCAGCTTCAATAGCTTCGCGAGCACCTTTAGAAGCCTTAAGGCCTTTAACGGTAACAGCGCGTGAAACTTCGCCAGATTTAACAACTTTAACGAACAGAACGTTCTTTTTAACTAGACCAGCTGCTTGTAACGCGTTTAGGTCTACCACATCGCCTTCAACTTTAGCGATTTCAAAAAGGTTTATTTCTGCAGATACTAACGATTTGCGAGAAGTGAAACCAAATTTTGGTAGACGACGTTGCATAGGCATTTGACCGCCTTCAAAACCAACGCGTACTTTACCGCCAGAACGTGATTTTTGACCTTTGTGACCACGGCCACCAGTCTTACCAAGACCAGAACCGATACCACGACCAACACGTTTTGGAGCAGTTTTAGAACCTGCAGCAGGTGAAAGTGTATTCAAATGCATGAAATTAACCCTCTACCTTAACCATGTAAGAAACTCGGTTGATCATACCACGTACACATGCTGTGTCTTCTAACTCAACAGTGTGGTTGATACGACGTAAACCAAGACCGCGTAATGTAGCTTTATGTTTCGGTAAACGACCGATAGAGCTTTTTACTTGTGTTACTTTTACAGTTTGATTTGCCATGGTTACCCCAGAATTTCGTCTACGCGCAGACCACGTTTAGCAGCGATTGACTCTGGAGAATTCATGTTCTCTAGAGCTTGAATCGTTGCACGTACTACGTTGATCGGGTTGGTAGAACCGTAACATTTAGAAAGTACGTTCTGCACACCAGTAACTTCTAGTACTGCACGCATAGCACCACCTGCGATGATACCAGTACCTTCAGATGCTGGTTTCATGAACACTTGTGAGCCAGCATGACGTCCTTTAACAGGATGCTGTAATGTGTTGCCATTTAGGTCTACATTGATCATGTTGCGACGTGCTTTTTCCATTGCTTTTTGAATAGCAGCTGGAACTTCACGTGCTTTACCATAACCAAAACCTACTTTACCTGCGCCATCACCAACTACAGTTAGTGCAGTGAAGCTAAAGATACGACCACCTTTAACTACTTTAGACACACGGTTTACCGCGATTAGCTTTTCAGCTAAATCAGGCTGTTGTTGCTTTGCTTCTACGTTAGCCATTGTCTACTCCTAGAATTGCAAACCGGCTTCACGCGCAGCATCAGCTAGCGCCTTCACACGGCCGTGATATTTAAAGCCACTGCGATCAAAAGCAATCTTTTCGATGCCTTTGTCAGCCGCACGTTCTGCAACCGCTTTACCAACTGCTTGTGCAGCTGAAACGTTGCCTGTGCCTTTAACTGTTTCGCTAATAGCTTTCTCAACAGTAGAAGCAGCAGCCAGTACAGTACCCTCAGCATTAACTACTTGAGCGTAAATGTGACGTGGCGTGCGGTGGATAACAAGACGCGTTGTGCCTTGTTCAATATAATTTCTACGAGTGCGTTTAGCACGACGTAGACGAGCTGTTTTTTTATCCATCGTCTTACCTTACTTCTTCTTAGCCTCTTTACGGCGTACATTCTCATCTGAATAACGAACACCTTTACCTTTATAAGGCTCAGGTTTACGGTATGCACGAATGTTAGCAGCTGTTTGACCAACTAACTGCTTATCTACGCCCTTAACTAGAACTTCTGTTTGGCTTGGAGTTTCAATCGTAATTCCCTCAGGAACTTCGAAATTAACTGGGTGCGAGAAACCAAGTGTTAAGTCTAAAACTTTACCCTTAGCTGCAGCACGGTAACCAACACCTACTAACTGAAGTTTCTTCTCGTAACCTTCATGCGTACCAACAACCATGTTGTTGATTAGAGCGCGAGCAGTACCTGCTTGAGCCCATGCATTAGCTACGCCTTCACGAGGTAAAGTTGTAATAACGTTGTCATTAAGTTGTACTTCAACTGCATCGTTGATAGTACGCGTTAATTCACCGTTTTTGCCTTTAACTGTGATGTCCTGGCCTTTTAATGTAACTTCTACACCGGCAGGAACATTGATTGGTGCCTTTGCTATGCGAGACATAGTTCCCCTCCGATTAAGCTACAAAGCCAATGATTTCACCACCAACACCAGCACTACGTGCTGCGCGGTCTGTCATTAGGCCTTTAGAAGTTGATACGATAGCGATACCAAGACCACCCATTACCTTCGGTAATTCGTCACGTTTCTTATAGATACGTAGACCAGGGCGGCTAACACGCTGGATATTTTCAATTACAGCTTTGCCTTCGAAGTATTTCAACTCGATAGAAAGCTCAGGTTTCGCTTCGCTGTTTACAGCGAAATCTGCGATGTAACCTTCGTCTTTTAATACTTTAGCTACTGCTACTTTCAGCTTTGAAGTTGGCATCGTTACAGATACTTTCTTCGCTGATTGACCGTTACGGATACGTGTAAACAAATCCGCGATAGGATCTTGCAAGCTCATAGTCTTACTCCCGTGATACTATTACCAGCTAGCCTTTTTAAGGCCAGGAATTTCACCGCGCATAGCTGCTTCGCGAACTTTAATACGGCTCATGCCGAATTTGCGAAGGAAACCATGTGGGCGGCCCGTAATGTTACAACGATTACGTTGACGTGCAGGGCTAGAATCACGTGGTAAAGCTTGAAGCTTAAGTACCGCGTCCCAACGTTCATCTTCAGATGCGTTAACATCGCTGATGATAGCTTTTAGTGCTGCACGCTTTTCAGCGTACTGAGCAACTAGTTTAGTGCGCTTTGCTTCGCGCGCTTTCATAGAATTCTTTGCCATAACCCTACCCTTATTTCTTGAATGGGAAGTTAAACGCTTCTAACAACGCACGGCCTTCCTCATCAGATTTCGCAGAAGTTGTGATTGTGATATCCATACCGCGTACACGGTCTACTTTATCGTAATCAATTTCTGGGAAGATGATTTGTTCACGTACGCCCATGCTGTAGTTACCACGTCCATCAAAAGACTTAGCACTCACACCACGGAAGTCACGGATACGTGGGATAGCGATTGATACCAAACGCTCAAAAAAGTCCCACATACGCTCGCCGCGTAAGGTTACTTTACAGCCAATTGGGTAGCCTTCACGCACTTTAAAGCCAGCAACAGATTTGCGTGCTTTAGTGATTAAAGGTTTCTGACCAGAGATAGCTTCTAGATCCGCAACAGCGTTATCTAAAATCTTCTTGTCAGCTAGGGCTTCGCCCACGCCCATATTTAATGTGATCTTTTCGATCTGAGGGACTTGCATGACAGAGCTGAAACCAAACTTCTCTTGAAGCTCAGCAACTACTTTGTCTTTATATACTTCATGCAGTTTCGCCATCATTCTACTCCAACTATTAGATAGTTTTACCAGTAGATTTAAAGATACGTAATTTCTTACCATCTTCAATCTTGAAACCTACACGATCTGCTTTACTCGTTTCCGAGTTGAAGATCGCAACGTTTGATACGTCGATAGACGCTTCTTTCTCAACAATGCCGCCAGCTTGGTTCAATTGTGGAACCGGCTTTTGGTGTTTCTTGATTAAGTTAATGCCTTCGACAAATACTCGACCAGACTCGGTAACAACTGAAAGCACTTTGCCGCGCTTACCTTTGTCTTTACCTGCTAGTACGATTACTTCGTCATCACGACGGATTTTTGCTGCCATGATAGACTCCTTACAGTACTTCTGGGGCTAGTGAAACAATTTTCATGAACTTATCATTACGAAGTTCACGAGTCACAGGGCCGAAGATACGAGTACCAATTGGCTGCAAGTTATCATTTAAGATAACAGCCGCATTGCTATCGAAACGGATCAAAGAACCGTCTGGACGACGAACGCCTTTTTTGGTACGCACAACTACCGCGTTTTTAACATCACCTTTCTTCACTTGACCGCGAGGAATAGCTTCTTTTACAGAAACTTTAATGATATCGCCAACAGCCGCATAGCGACGGTGTGAACCACCAAGGACTTTTATACACTGCACTTTGCGAGCGCCGCTGTTATCAGCAACTTCCAGCTGAGTTTGCATTTGGATCATGTTAATGACCTCCGGTGTAGTAATTACAACTTGCCTTAAATTTGTTTAAAATCAAGGCACTTCGATTGATTCCCACTCAAAAAACAACAGAGTTGTCTCTTAAGGGCGGGCAATTGTACCAGCATTGGCTAGGGAGTGGTAGGTTATTTTTTAATTAATTTAAGAGAAGGGCAGATTAAAACTGAGTAAAAACCGCTATGTAGCTATTTTACAAGTGGTTATAAAACAAACAAGGCTCAATTAGCGCCCTGTTTATTTTTTTCTGGCGTAAATGGCTTTAGCCAAATAGTCCTTTTAGTTTATCTTTTACTTTGTCTTTGGCTTTCTCTTTTGCCTTTTCTTTGGCGTCATCGAGTTTTTGCTTGGCTTCATCTTTAAGTGCATTGCTAACATCGAGCTTAAAGCCAACGTCATGGAATGGGCCTTTTATTCGCAGTGGGATTTTAAAGCCCGTGCTATCATCTGTGGTACCTTGCCCTTCAATTGAGTCAACTATCCCCGTCACTAAACGATAATCAACCTTCGTTTGCGGCAAATCTACATCACCTTCTCCAGAGATACGTATTAACGGACTAATAAGTGAAAGGTCTGTATTGTTGCCTACACCATTGGTGAAGTTAAAGCTCCCTGTAAGCGCTGAAAAGTCTGTTTGCTCTGATTCTTCAAAGCCAGTATCTAATCCCTCACTTACTGCACCAAAGTTACCGGTAATAAGCTCTTTACCTTTACGAACCATTTCAGCTACGTTTGCGCCTTTTACGGCTCCATCTGCAAACTCAAATGCCAATTTGCCATTTAACGCATCGATAAATGTCTTTTGACTTTGCCCTGTAGTGGTTAGATTCCAATTTAATGACCCCTTACCCATTAGTTTATCGAAGCCTGCCGCATCAGTTAATAATGGCTGTGCGTCTATACCTGACAAATCAAAGTTAGTGGTTATTTTATAAGGTGTGTTTTGGGCGTTAATGTTAATAACCCCTTTACCAGTACCTTCATACGCTGAGAAACTATCAAGACTCAATTTCGCAACACTATTTTTAAGCGCGACAGTAAACTGATTTGCACCTAGCTCAATATCATTCGCTTTTAAACCGCTTGATCGAATAACTACATTGGCATCTAGTGTATTTAACGCACTTAAATCAATTTTTGTGTCATCCCAAACAATAGGCTGGGCTTCACTAGGTTCTTCACTCTGTGGCTCTTCCTGCTTCGCTACTGTCTCTGGTAAGTATGGATTTAAATCGAGCATACCTAAGTCAATATCGGCGTTTACGGCTAAGCGGTTACCTAGGTTAAGCTCACTTTTACCTTTTATCTCTAGCTCATCTAACGTAGCAATTAACTCATCAAAATTAAATTTTTCACCCGCTAGGTGCATTTTACCGTTAACACTAAAGGCATTAAACGCGTTTTGTTTAGCGTTTAAGTCTACGCCCTGCCAAGCTGCAAGCTCTTTGACCGAGTCACCGCTGAGTGCCAACTCACCCTTTATATCTTTTCCTTGCTGGGCAATACTGCCCTTAAAGGTAAGATCAACTAAGCGAGAGTCAAGGCTTTGCGTAACATCAAATGTTGCGCCTTCTATCGCTTTTG
The sequence above is drawn from the Pseudoalteromonas espejiana DSM 9414 genome and encodes:
- the rpsD gene encoding 30S ribosomal protein S4, whose product is MARYLGPKLKLSRREGTDLFLKSGVRAIDSKCKLETAPGQHGARKGRLSDYGLQLREKQKVRRIYGVLEKQFRNYYKEAARLKGNTGENLLQLLEQRLDNVVYRMGFASTRAEARQLVSHKAILVNGRVVNIPSYVIAPEDTVVIREKSKTQARIIAALELAEQREKPTWVEVDGKKLEGSFKRLPERSDLSADINEQLIVELYSK
- the rpsK gene encoding 30S ribosomal protein S11, which encodes MAKTPIRRKKVKKQVADGMAHVHASFNNTIVTITDRQGNALSWATAGGSGFRGSRKSTPFAAQVAAERAGTAAQEYGLKNLEVFIKGPGPGRESAVRALNAAGYRITNITDVTPIPHNGCRPPKKRRV
- the rpsM gene encoding 30S ribosomal protein S13, yielding MARIAGINVPDHKHAVIGLTAIYGIGKTRSKAILEATGIAETTKIGELSDETLDVLRDAVGKYTVEGDLRREVTLNIKRLMDLGCFRGLRHRRSLPLRGQRTKTNARTRKGPRKPIKR
- the rpmJ gene encoding 50S ribosomal protein L36, encoding MKVRASVKKICRNCKVIKRAGVVRVICSEPKHKQRQG
- the secY gene encoding preprotein translocase subunit SecY codes for the protein MAKPGQDTQSAQSGLSELKRRLLFVLGAIIIYRLGSFVPIPGIDAAVLADFFEQQKGTIVEMFNMFSGGALERASVLALGIMPYISASIITQLLTHMYPPFIELKKEGEQGRKKISQYTRYGTLVLATIQSIGIATSLPGMMDGLVVNPGLGFYFTAVVSLVTGTMFLMWLGEQITERGIGNGISVLIFVGIVANLPSAIGSTAEMARQGDLNVFVLLMVAVIVFAVTYLVVFFERGQRRIVVNYAKRQQGRQVFAAQSTHLPLKVNMAGVIPPIFASSIILFPGTIASWFGQGEGPVADVLQAIATTLTPGQPLYAMVLAAAIIFFCFFYTALVFNPRETADNLKKSGAFIPGIRPGEQTSKYIDKVMTRLTLAGALYITFICLVPEFMTMAWQTPFYFGGTSILIIVVVIMDFMAQVQTHLMSHQYDSVLKKANLKGYGR
- the rplO gene encoding 50S ribosomal protein L15, with amino-acid sequence MHLNTLSPAAGSKTAPKRVGRGIGSGLGKTGGRGHKGQKSRSGGKVRVGFEGGQMPMQRRLPKFGFTSRKSLVSAEINLFEIAKVEGDVVDLNALQAAGLVKKNVLFVKVVKSGEVSRAVTVKGLKASKGAREAIEAAGGKVED
- the rpmD gene encoding 50S ribosomal protein L30, which produces MANQTVKVTQVKSSIGRLPKHKATLRGLGLRRINHTVELEDTACVRGMINRVSYMVKVEG
- the rpsE gene encoding 30S ribosomal protein S5, which gives rise to MANVEAKQQQPDLAEKLIAVNRVSKVVKGGRIFSFTALTVVGDGAGKVGFGYGKAREVPAAIQKAMEKARRNMINVDLNGNTLQHPVKGRHAGSQVFMKPASEGTGIIAGGAMRAVLEVTGVQNVLSKCYGSTNPINVVRATIQALENMNSPESIAAKRGLRVDEILG
- the rplR gene encoding 50S ribosomal protein L18; its protein translation is MDKKTARLRRAKRTRRNYIEQGTTRLVIHRTPRHIYAQVVNAEGTVLAAASTVEKAISETVKGTGNVSAAQAVGKAVAERAADKGIEKIAFDRSGFKYHGRVKALADAAREAGLQF
- the rplF gene encoding 50S ribosomal protein L6 — its product is MSRIAKAPINVPAGVEVTLKGQDITVKGKNGELTRTINDAVEVQLNDNVITTLPREGVANAWAQAGTARALINNMVVGTHEGYEKKLQLVGVGYRAAAKGKVLDLTLGFSHPVNFEVPEGITIETPSQTEVLVKGVDKQLVGQTAANIRAYRKPEPYKGKGVRYSDENVRRKEAKKK
- the rpsH gene encoding 30S ribosomal protein S8, yielding MSLQDPIADLFTRIRNGQSAKKVSVTMPTSKLKVAVAKVLKDEGYIADFAVNSEAKPELSIELKYFEGKAVIENIQRVSRPGLRIYKKRDELPKVMGGLGIAIVSTSKGLMTDRAARSAGVGGEIIGFVA
- the rpsN gene encoding 30S ribosomal protein S14, with the translated sequence MAKNSMKAREAKRTKLVAQYAEKRAALKAIISDVNASEDERWDAVLKLQALPRDSSPARQRNRCNITGRPHGFLRKFGMSRIKVREAAMRGEIPGLKKASW
- the rplE gene encoding 50S ribosomal protein L5, with translation MAKLHEVYKDKVVAELQEKFGFSSVMQVPQIEKITLNMGVGEALADKKILDNAVADLEAISGQKPLITKARKSVAGFKVREGYPIGCKVTLRGERMWDFFERLVSIAIPRIRDFRGVSAKSFDGRGNYSMGVREQIIFPEIDYDKVDRVRGMDITITTSAKSDEEGRALLEAFNFPFKK
- the rplX gene encoding 50S ribosomal protein L24 yields the protein MAAKIRRDDEVIVLAGKDKGKRGKVLSVVTESGRVFVEGINLIKKHQKPVPQLNQAGGIVEKEASIDVSNVAIFNSETSKADRVGFKIEDGKKLRIFKSTGKTI
- the rplN gene encoding 50S ribosomal protein L14, encoding MIQMQTQLEVADNSGARKVQCIKVLGGSHRRYAAVGDIIKVSVKEAIPRGQVKKGDVKNAVVVRTKKGVRRPDGSLIRFDSNAAVILNDNLQPIGTRIFGPVTRELRNDKFMKIVSLAPEVL
- a CDS encoding AsmA family protein, whose amino-acid sequence is MKTLLKIVGVILLLCIALIVAAPFLIPTDTIFNKVSQQVESTTGRTLTINGDKTLSVFPALKLELNDVHFANMKSGSRDDMASMQQLAVHIPWMSLFGGEFKLDKFVINEPNILLETDKNGKANWQLFDAVAEQPTEQTQSGEAVKLPENFDIELGEVAIYGGTFTYLDGQTGAKQQISDLELAILLPSLRKTLEVKGGITYMQERFELDITLDTPAKAIEGATFDVTQSLDSRLVDLTFKGSIAQQGKDIKGELALSGDSVKELAAWQGVDLNAKQNAFNAFSVNGKMHLAGEKFNFDELIATLDELEIKGKSELNLGNRLAVNADIDLGMLDLNPYLPETVAKQEEPQSEEPSEAQPIVWDDTKIDLSALNTLDANVVIRSSGLKANDIELGANQFTVALKNSVAKLSLDSFSAYEGTGKGVININAQNTPYKITTNFDLSGIDAQPLLTDAAGFDKLMGKGSLNWNLTTTGQSQKTFIDALNGKLAFEFADGAVKGANVAEMVRKGKELITGNFGAVSEGLDTGFEESEQTDFSALTGSFNFTNGVGNNTDLSLISPLIRISGEGDVDLPQTKVDYRLVTGIVDSIEGQGTTDDSTGFKIPLRIKGPFHDVGFKLDVSNALKDEAKQKLDDAKEKAKEKAKDKVKDKLKGLFG